One stretch of Prochlorococcus marinus XMU1402 DNA includes these proteins:
- a CDS encoding MFS transporter: MFSYGLGDAGTGLVATQFGFFLFKFFISAGLPVIIAGSLLMLIKIWDAINDPLIGWLSDRTKSKWGPRIPWMVTASVPLGFSLAAIWWTPTGSVLTKTIYYAIISIIVMTAYTSINLPFAALSTEISEKTVIRTRLNASRFTGSIIAGLTGLIIAGIILGSEGSSANNEYFLMGKISGCLAVAATLISCWGLAPFAKKARRPSGKVEPITLQFKRIFRNKKFLKVITLYILLWCALQLMQTVALIYVEDVLNVPTYIAKWIPIPFQISALVGLQIWARVSNKLTRISALNYGAIIWIISCTAALFLPSLSKISGVEYGLFLNTSNIFLFILLIFIICLIGIGASTAFLIPWSLLPDAIDEDPEKPAGLYTAWMVLIQKLGIAFSVQLLGFLLYLSGYQSCFVDREGLNIIEQCYSAQLTIRLCIGLIPSILVILGLLIMRKWDRELITN; this comes from the coding sequence ATGTTCTCTTATGGGTTGGGAGATGCAGGCACAGGTTTAGTCGCTACACAATTCGGTTTTTTTCTGTTCAAATTTTTTATTTCTGCAGGTTTACCAGTAATAATTGCAGGTTCATTATTAATGTTAATAAAGATATGGGATGCAATAAATGATCCCTTAATTGGATGGTTAAGTGATCGTACTAAATCAAAATGGGGGCCTAGAATACCTTGGATGGTAACAGCATCTGTTCCTCTTGGTTTCTCTTTAGCCGCGATATGGTGGACACCCACTGGTTCCGTGCTAACCAAGACTATTTACTATGCCATAATTTCTATAATTGTAATGACTGCTTATACAAGTATTAATCTTCCTTTTGCAGCGCTATCTACTGAAATTTCTGAAAAAACAGTAATTAGAACAAGACTAAACGCATCTAGATTTACTGGCTCAATAATTGCAGGACTAACTGGTCTAATAATTGCTGGAATTATATTAGGTTCTGAAGGATCATCAGCAAATAATGAATATTTTTTAATGGGTAAAATAAGCGGATGTCTTGCGGTTGCTGCAACATTAATTTCTTGTTGGGGGTTGGCTCCATTCGCAAAAAAAGCAAGAAGGCCTTCAGGAAAAGTTGAGCCTATAACACTTCAATTCAAAAGGATTTTCAGAAATAAAAAATTTTTAAAAGTTATTACTCTTTATATTCTTCTTTGGTGCGCCTTACAATTGATGCAAACAGTAGCGTTAATCTATGTAGAGGATGTTCTGAATGTACCAACATACATTGCGAAGTGGATCCCGATACCTTTCCAAATTAGCGCTTTAGTAGGTTTACAAATATGGGCCAGAGTATCAAATAAATTAACCAGGATTTCAGCTTTAAACTATGGAGCGATTATATGGATTATTTCATGCACGGCAGCTTTATTTTTACCTTCATTATCAAAAATTTCAGGCGTTGAATATGGCTTATTCCTAAATACCAGCAACATATTTCTGTTCATTCTTTTAATTTTTATAATCTGTCTTATTGGCATTGGAGCTTCAACCGCTTTTCTTATCCCTTGGTCACTACTTCCTGATGCAATAGACGAAGATCCAGAGAAACCGGCAGGATTATATACTGCTTGGATGGTACTCATTCAGAAGCTTGGTATCGCGTTTAGTGTTCAATTATTAGGCTTTTTATTGTATTTATCAGGTTATCAATCATGCTTTGTTGATAGAGAGGGTCTTAATATTATTGAACAATGCTACTCAGCACAATTAACTATTAGATTATGTATAGGTCTTATACCCTCAATATTGGTAATACTTGGTCTTTTAATCATGAGAAAATGGGATCGAGAATTAATTACAAACTAA
- a CDS encoding MlaE family ABC transporter permease, protein MYYPNFFKRLLSSLIIGGQAINFIFKGKISKNDLFEQLMESGPGSLLIVLITGIAAGTVFNIQVASQLTSMGVSSEIGGLLAVGMAREMAPLLTATLMTGKVATAYAAQLGTMKVTEQIEAITMLRTEPVQYLVVPRLLSMVIMSPIQCLLFLSVALWSGQIWSTIFYKVPPIVFWTSVRSGNVSLTNTDLTSMLIKSVVFGLLIAIIACGYGLTTKGGPKEVGTSTTGAVVMTLVTVSLMDVFLTQILFG, encoded by the coding sequence ATGTATTACCCTAATTTTTTCAAAAGACTTTTAAGCAGCCTAATCATTGGCGGGCAAGCAATTAATTTTATCTTTAAGGGTAAAATTTCCAAAAATGATCTGTTTGAACAACTTATGGAGTCAGGTCCTGGGAGTTTGTTAATTGTATTAATTACAGGAATTGCCGCAGGCACAGTTTTTAATATTCAAGTTGCATCACAACTTACAAGTATGGGGGTTTCAAGTGAAATTGGAGGTTTATTAGCCGTAGGTATGGCAAGAGAAATGGCTCCTCTTCTAACTGCTACTTTAATGACTGGGAAGGTTGCTACTGCCTATGCTGCTCAACTGGGCACTATGAAAGTCACAGAACAAATTGAGGCAATAACCATGTTAAGAACCGAACCAGTCCAATATTTGGTAGTTCCAAGGTTACTATCGATGGTAATAATGTCTCCAATACAATGTCTTTTATTTTTATCTGTAGCTTTATGGAGTGGACAAATTTGGAGCACAATTTTTTATAAAGTTCCTCCAATAGTTTTTTGGACATCTGTAAGGTCAGGTAACGTCAGTTTAACCAATACAGACTTAACTTCAATGTTAATAAAATCTGTAGTGTTCGGATTACTCATTGCAATTATTGCTTGTGGATATGGACTCACAACTAAAGGTGGTCCAAAAGAAGTTGGAACAAGTACAACAGGCGCGGTTGTAATGACTCTTGTTACTGTATCTTTAATGGATGTATTCCTAACACAAATTTTATTTGGATAA
- a CDS encoding DUF3119 family protein, with amino-acid sequence MFNTKSKKEEPVTISPSFQLPIILIVLSFMLLFLNIGSLPTIVSASFSFFLLLQSFTLRIKISNDNFIVLQLGKEIRTFPFKNWISWKFFFPAIPGIFYFREKSSPHLLPILFNPKQLKDELLKKVDSLEIKKS; translated from the coding sequence ATGTTTAACACTAAATCAAAAAAAGAAGAACCGGTAACAATATCACCTTCATTTCAGTTGCCAATCATTCTAATAGTTTTGAGTTTTATGCTTTTATTTTTGAATATTGGTTCTTTGCCAACAATAGTTTCTGCCTCTTTTAGCTTTTTCTTATTGCTTCAGTCATTTACCTTAAGAATCAAAATATCAAATGATAATTTTATAGTTTTACAATTAGGGAAAGAGATTAGAACTTTCCCATTCAAGAACTGGATATCATGGAAATTCTTCTTTCCTGCAATTCCAGGTATTTTTTATTTTAGAGAAAAGTCCAGTCCTCATTTATTACCAATATTATTTAATCCAAAGCAATTAAAAGATGAACTTTTAAAAAAAGTTGACTCCCTGGAAATTAAAAAATCCTAA
- a CDS encoding DUF3086 domain-containing protein, whose product MTNTQISNNNPEKELTINKSNSDDKTKQIINKNTTQNKKISSKSDKSNKSFNEISDKIFSDLVSKKDSLVKEIKELETKKIELEKDIESNFQGQSDNIAKRVKGFQEYLTGALQNLSQNVEKLELVSQPIIVKPSPLDEKKQTKNTNNVVNVPALSETFKPDEEIIKSCFSTFNEQPDFYAEPWKLRRSLDSSDIEIMDDWFFNMGGRGSLESRGSRQKNALLSAGLISILGELYGDQFQTLILASQPERLGEWRRILQDSLGLTRDDFGPNSGIVLFERPEGVIERADRLEANEELPFIIIDAAETSVEIPILQFPLWVAFAGSDNEIYDDLELN is encoded by the coding sequence ATGACCAATACACAAATTTCAAACAATAATCCTGAGAAGGAATTAACAATAAATAAATCAAATTCAGATGATAAAACAAAACAAATTATTAATAAAAATACAACACAAAATAAAAAAATTTCTTCAAAAAGCGACAAATCAAACAAATCTTTTAATGAAATTTCTGATAAAATTTTTAGCGATCTAGTTTCAAAAAAAGACTCACTAGTTAAAGAAATAAAAGAGTTAGAAACAAAAAAAATTGAATTAGAAAAAGATATTGAGTCAAATTTTCAAGGACAGTCAGATAATATAGCTAAAAGAGTTAAAGGTTTTCAAGAATACTTAACTGGAGCTTTACAAAATCTTTCACAAAATGTTGAGAAACTTGAATTAGTTTCTCAACCAATTATCGTAAAGCCTTCTCCACTTGATGAAAAAAAGCAAACTAAAAACACAAATAATGTAGTTAATGTTCCTGCTCTTTCTGAAACATTTAAGCCAGATGAGGAGATTATTAAAAGTTGCTTTTCAACTTTCAATGAACAACCTGATTTTTATGCTGAACCTTGGAAATTAAGACGAAGTCTTGATTCATCAGATATAGAAATTATGGATGATTGGTTCTTTAATATGGGAGGAAGAGGTTCTCTTGAAAGTAGAGGTTCTCGACAAAAAAATGCCTTGTTATCAGCGGGTTTAATATCTATTCTTGGCGAATTGTACGGAGATCAGTTTCAGACCCTTATTTTAGCTTCTCAGCCTGAACGATTAGGTGAATGGAGAAGAATTCTTCAAGATTCACTTGGTCTTACAAGGGATGATTTTGGACCTAATAGTGGGATTGTTCTTTTTGAAAGGCCTGAAGGTGTCATCGAAAGAGCTGATAGATTAGAAGCCAATGAAGAATTGCCATTTATTATCATTGATGCAGCAGAAACCTCTGTTGAAATTCCAATACTTCAATTCCCATTATGGGTTGCATTTGCTGGTTCAGATAATGAAATTTACGATGATCTTGAATTAAACTAA
- the plsY gene encoding glycerol-3-phosphate 1-O-acyltransferase PlsY encodes MNILIIFTSYLLGSLPTGFLIGKYLKNIDLRTIGSGSTGATNVLRNVGKWPALFVFIIDVGKGLIAVKIAQYYSDQGLIEVIAGISAISGHIWPIWLKGKGGKAVATGLGMFLALSWKVGLASLGIFLIVLTKTKFVSLSSISAAILLPFFMFFYLGKYMHSYFFISLIVALLVIWKHRTNITRLLKGEESKINQNQ; translated from the coding sequence ATGAATATATTAATAATATTTACAAGTTATCTTTTAGGGTCACTACCAACGGGTTTTTTAATTGGGAAATATCTCAAAAATATAGATCTAAGAACTATAGGATCTGGATCTACAGGTGCCACAAATGTCTTAAGAAATGTTGGAAAATGGCCAGCACTTTTTGTATTTATCATTGACGTTGGGAAAGGCCTTATTGCAGTAAAAATTGCTCAATATTACTCAGATCAAGGATTAATAGAGGTTATAGCAGGAATATCCGCTATCTCAGGACATATTTGGCCAATATGGCTTAAAGGTAAAGGAGGGAAAGCTGTTGCGACTGGATTAGGTATGTTTTTGGCTCTTTCTTGGAAAGTTGGATTAGCTTCTCTTGGTATTTTTTTAATAGTCCTAACAAAAACTAAATTTGTTTCTTTATCAAGTATTTCAGCTGCAATCTTACTTCCTTTTTTTATGTTTTTTTATCTCGGTAAATATATGCACTCATACTTTTTTATAAGTTTAATTGTTGCATTATTAGTAATCTGGAAACATAGAACAAACATAACAAGATTGTTAAAGGGAGAAGAATCCAAAATTAATCAGAATCAATAG
- the pyrF gene encoding orotidine-5'-phosphate decarboxylase, translating to MNNRFNSEDKIILAIDGLDLSQAKLLLEKCPNIKWVKVGLELFVREGPRVIEILKGLNKKIFLDLKFHDIPNTMRAACFQVSKLGVDIISIHASAGLKALKDSKKASLEGASSVSVKPPFIVGITVLTSFSLKDFQTDLDRNNSIEENVLRLAKLSFDAGLDGCVCSPWEVKMLRSIYKDNFELITPGIRLNIDNKDDQNRIMTPNEAIDKGASKLVIGRSISKALDPNKALIEIFKSIDSD from the coding sequence ATGAATAACAGATTTAATTCAGAAGATAAAATAATATTGGCAATTGATGGATTAGATTTAAGTCAAGCAAAATTACTTCTAGAAAAATGTCCTAATATTAAGTGGGTGAAAGTTGGTTTAGAGCTTTTTGTTAGGGAAGGCCCAAGAGTTATTGAAATATTAAAAGGTTTAAATAAAAAAATTTTCTTAGACTTAAAATTTCATGATATTCCAAATACCATGAGAGCAGCCTGTTTCCAAGTTTCAAAATTAGGGGTTGATATAATATCTATTCATGCTTCAGCAGGTCTGAAAGCGCTTAAGGATTCGAAAAAAGCATCTTTAGAAGGAGCCTCCTCAGTCAGTGTAAAACCTCCATTTATTGTAGGAATAACTGTTTTAACGAGCTTTTCTCTTAAAGATTTTCAAACTGATCTTGATAGAAATAATTCAATTGAAGAAAATGTATTAAGACTTGCAAAGTTGTCTTTTGATGCTGGATTAGATGGATGTGTCTGTTCCCCTTGGGAGGTGAAAATGTTGAGATCTATTTATAAGGATAATTTTGAACTTATTACACCAGGTATCAGATTAAATATTGACAATAAAGATGATCAAAATAGAATTATGACACCAAATGAAGCTATAGATAAGGGGGCTTCTAAGTTAGTCATTGGTAGATCAATATCAAAAGCTCTAGATCCTAATAAAGCTCTAATAGAAATATTTAAATCTATTGATTCTGATTAA
- the tyrS gene encoding tyrosine--tRNA ligase codes for MSDNFILPSWLSRGIEEYFPVKGTDHTFSEIIDHAKNNNKQLRVKLGIDPTGTDIHLGHSILFKKLRSFQDNGHIAVLIIGDFTARIGDPTGKNKTRVQLSEKQVKDNAKTYLTQLGMGKPASESILDFDSKDKIEIRYNSEWLTGLNLNSIIEIMGSATVSQMLAKEEFNKRYTSQVPIALHEFLYPLLQGYDSVVVQSDIELGGTDQKFNIAIGRDLQRHFKQEPQFGVLLPILTGLDGIKKMSKSEFNTVGLTEDPLSMYSKLEKVPDSIIPSYFELLTELDLSFLENSNPRELQRRMALEVTTLFHGAEEALKAQSNCEKLFLGHKEKVGEIPEISLKEIVFPVKFFYLLSALKLFKSSSESKRSIKGGGVKIDSQKVINPDLVFNSKNDLEGKILQIGKKVIKRFEN; via the coding sequence ATGTCAGATAATTTTATATTGCCATCATGGCTATCAAGAGGAATCGAAGAATATTTCCCAGTTAAGGGTACAGATCATACTTTTTCGGAGATAATCGATCATGCAAAAAATAATAATAAACAATTAAGGGTTAAACTCGGTATCGACCCAACTGGAACAGATATTCATCTTGGGCACAGCATATTGTTTAAGAAACTTAGGTCATTTCAAGATAATGGACATATTGCAGTTTTAATTATTGGGGATTTTACTGCTCGAATTGGAGATCCAACCGGAAAAAACAAAACAAGAGTCCAGTTATCAGAAAAACAAGTTAAGGATAATGCAAAAACATATTTAACTCAGTTAGGAATGGGTAAGCCAGCTAGTGAATCTATTTTGGATTTTGATTCAAAAGATAAAATAGAAATTAGATATAACAGTGAATGGTTAACAGGATTAAATCTTAATTCGATAATTGAAATAATGGGGAGTGCAACAGTTAGTCAAATGCTAGCTAAGGAGGAATTTAATAAAAGGTATACTTCACAAGTTCCAATTGCTTTGCATGAATTCTTATATCCACTATTACAAGGTTACGATTCGGTAGTTGTTCAATCAGATATTGAGCTTGGAGGCACAGATCAGAAATTTAATATTGCAATAGGAAGAGATCTTCAAAGGCATTTTAAACAAGAACCTCAATTTGGTGTTCTACTCCCAATTTTGACAGGTTTAGATGGAATTAAGAAGATGAGTAAATCTGAATTTAACACCGTTGGTTTAACTGAAGATCCTCTTTCAATGTATTCAAAATTAGAAAAAGTCCCCGATAGTATAATACCTAGCTATTTTGAATTACTTACTGAACTAGATTTAAGTTTTCTTGAAAACTCAAATCCTCGTGAATTACAGAGAAGAATGGCTTTAGAAGTTACTACTTTATTCCATGGGGCTGAAGAAGCATTAAAGGCACAATCAAACTGCGAAAAATTATTCCTTGGACACAAAGAAAAAGTTGGAGAAATTCCAGAGATTTCATTAAAAGAAATAGTTTTTCCTGTAAAGTTTTTTTATTTGCTAAGTGCTCTAAAACTTTTCAAATCGAGCAGCGAATCCAAAAGATCTATTAAAGGTGGAGGTGTAAAAATTGATAGTCAGAAAGTAATAAATCCTGATTTAGTTTTTAATTCAAAAAATGATTTGGAAGGGAAAATTTTGCAAATTGGAAAAAAAGTAATTAAGAGGTTTGAAAACTGA
- a CDS encoding DUF1825 family protein, whose protein sequence is MGFFESDIVQEEAKKLFTDYQELMKLGSDYGKFDREGKKMFIKKMESLMDRYKVFMKRFELSEDFQAKMTVEQLKTQLSQFGITPDQMFDQMNKTLIRMKDELDKTS, encoded by the coding sequence ATGGGATTTTTTGAGTCAGACATTGTTCAAGAAGAAGCTAAAAAGCTTTTTACAGATTACCAAGAACTTATGAAACTTGGTTCTGATTATGGAAAATTTGACAGAGAAGGGAAAAAAATGTTTATAAAAAAAATGGAATCTCTCATGGATCGTTATAAGGTTTTTATGAAGAGATTTGAATTGTCTGAAGATTTTCAAGCAAAAATGACAGTAGAACAATTAAAGACACAGTTAAGCCAATTTGGTATTACTCCTGATCAAATGTTCGATCAAATGAATAAAACTTTAATAAGAATGAAGGATGAACTTGATAAAACTTCTTAA
- a CDS encoding leucyl aminopeptidase, which produces MQFSTFQKNLENWQGATLIFGVLEEKIASQLEHIKFVVDPKLLLKKVTQKNFKGEKGKTLSFEFLDQKLENLIILGLGKSKELNKSDIRNSIGNLIRKTVDKNEKISILLPWELINSQLEINHLAESARLSAYKDNRFNKKKDEKNVLKEIEFLNLKKFEKVSFDETEKICEGVELARRLVAAPPNSLTPKEMSIQASQIAKDHGLEVKILEAKECENLGMGAYLAVAKGSDLDPKFIHLTLKSEGPIKEKIALVGKGLTFDSGGYNLKVGASQIEMMKYDMGGSAAVLGAAKALGAIKPKGLEIHFIVAACENMINGSAVHPGDVVKASNGKTIEINNTDAEGRLTLADALTYASNLKPDSIVDLATLTGAIVVALGNDVAGFWSNNDELANDLKAASAQAGEELWQMPLQKSYKEGLKSHIADMKNTGPRPGGSITAALFLEEFFDAEIKWAHIDIAGTCWTDKNKGINPSGATGFGVKTLVQWIKNK; this is translated from the coding sequence ATGCAATTTTCCACATTCCAAAAAAATCTAGAAAACTGGCAAGGTGCTACATTAATTTTTGGAGTTTTAGAGGAAAAAATTGCAAGCCAACTTGAACACATAAAATTTGTTGTTGATCCAAAATTATTACTAAAAAAAGTTACTCAAAAAAATTTCAAAGGTGAAAAAGGAAAAACTTTAAGCTTTGAATTCCTGGATCAAAAATTAGAAAATTTAATCATACTTGGTCTTGGCAAATCAAAAGAGCTAAATAAAAGTGATATAAGAAACTCCATAGGAAATCTAATTAGAAAAACTGTTGATAAAAATGAAAAAATTAGCATCTTGCTTCCTTGGGAATTAATCAATTCACAATTAGAAATAAATCATTTAGCAGAGTCAGCCAGATTATCTGCTTATAAAGACAATAGATTCAATAAGAAAAAAGATGAAAAGAATGTTCTTAAAGAAATTGAGTTTTTGAATTTAAAAAAATTTGAGAAAGTTAGCTTTGATGAGACAGAAAAAATATGTGAAGGTGTTGAACTTGCCAGAAGACTTGTAGCCGCCCCTCCAAATAGTCTTACGCCTAAGGAAATGTCCATTCAAGCTTCTCAAATAGCTAAAGATCATGGTTTGGAAGTAAAAATTTTAGAGGCAAAAGAATGTGAAAATTTAGGTATGGGTGCATATTTAGCTGTAGCAAAAGGTTCTGATCTAGATCCTAAATTTATACACCTTACTCTAAAGTCAGAGGGGCCTATAAAAGAAAAGATTGCGCTTGTTGGAAAGGGTTTGACCTTTGATTCTGGGGGATACAATTTGAAAGTAGGAGCCTCTCAAATTGAAATGATGAAATATGATATGGGAGGAAGCGCTGCAGTTTTAGGCGCAGCAAAAGCACTTGGAGCAATAAAACCAAAGGGACTAGAAATACATTTTATTGTGGCCGCTTGCGAAAACATGATAAATGGATCTGCAGTACATCCTGGAGATGTAGTTAAAGCATCTAATGGTAAGACAATTGAAATAAATAATACTGATGCAGAGGGTAGACTCACATTAGCTGATGCTTTAACTTACGCATCCAATTTAAAACCTGATTCAATAGTAGATCTCGCCACTTTAACAGGAGCTATTGTTGTTGCATTAGGAAATGATGTAGCTGGATTCTGGAGCAATAATGATGAGCTAGCAAATGATCTAAAAGCTGCATCAGCCCAAGCTGGAGAAGAATTATGGCAAATGCCTTTACAAAAATCTTATAAAGAAGGGTTAAAGTCTCATATAGCTGATATGAAAAATACAGGTCCTAGACCGGGTGGTTCAATAACTGCTGCACTGTTTTTAGAGGAATTCTTTGATGCAGAGATTAAATGGGCTCATATTGATATTGCCGGGACTTGTTGGACTGATAAGAACAAGGGGATTAATCCATCAGGTGCAACCGGTTTTGGAGTTAAAACTCTTGTTCAATGGATTAAAAATAAATAA
- the msrA gene encoding peptide-methionine (S)-S-oxide reductase MsrA codes for MKYFLPLIIAFSILANPINTLAEELILAGGCFWCLEHDLQSLKGVNSVDSGYSGGDLQNPNYENHEGHQEVVLVDYDSHLVTLPEILRLYFRNIDPLDGKGQFCDRGDSYRPVIYLKNEVEESDAKNAIVSASNELQVPLEKISVELKLKGQFWLAEEYHQDFAEKNELKYKFYRFSCGRDQRLDKLWGDNARSMNTWTK; via the coding sequence ATGAAATATTTCCTGCCTCTAATAATTGCTTTTTCTATTTTAGCAAACCCTATAAACACTCTTGCAGAGGAATTGATTCTTGCAGGAGGTTGTTTTTGGTGTTTAGAACATGACTTACAGTCCTTAAAAGGTGTGAATTCTGTAGACAGTGGATATTCAGGTGGAGATTTACAAAATCCAAACTACGAAAATCATGAAGGACATCAGGAAGTGGTCTTGGTTGACTATGATTCCCATCTGGTAACTTTACCGGAGATACTTAGGCTCTATTTCAGAAATATTGATCCTTTGGACGGCAAGGGTCAATTTTGTGATCGTGGAGATTCTTATAGGCCAGTGATCTATTTGAAAAATGAAGTTGAGGAAAGTGACGCAAAAAATGCAATTGTTTCGGCCTCTAATGAATTGCAAGTTCCATTAGAAAAAATATCTGTAGAACTAAAATTAAAAGGTCAATTTTGGTTAGCTGAAGAATATCATCAGGATTTTGCTGAGAAAAATGAATTGAAATATAAATTCTATAGATTCTCATGTGGGAGAGATCAGAGGTTGGATAAATTATGGGGGGATAACGCTAGATCAATGAATACTTGGACTAAATGA
- the lpxB gene encoding lipid-A-disaccharide synthase — translation MNKKIFISTGEVSGDLHGSLLSKALLDEAKKKSIDLEICGLGGERMKKEGVKILQDTTSISAIGIWEALPLIIPTIKIQKRFYKLLKKYPPDCLILIDYMGPNINIGTKLKRSKTKIPIFYYIAPQEWAWRVGNNTSTNLINFSDKIFAIFKKEAAFYKKKGGNVLWVGHPMIDLTKKLPLKKDARNILKLNPNQNILLLMPASRPQELKYILPTFMKAARKLQQKYPNLVVYILSCRGVFDERFKKAFRKYQVVGHVISQKDNARLKPYIYSLTKIAFCKSGTVNMELSLYGIPQIVGYRVSKITAFIAKYILNFKLRFISPVNLLVNKLIIPEFVQEDFDYKKIFYKSCKILERKSEKIKIKKGYDFLKKELGEEGVVERAAKEVINSII, via the coding sequence ATGAATAAAAAGATATTTATAAGTACTGGAGAAGTCTCTGGAGATTTGCATGGGAGTTTGTTATCAAAAGCATTATTAGACGAAGCGAAAAAAAAATCTATAGATTTAGAAATTTGTGGATTAGGTGGTGAAAGAATGAAAAAAGAAGGTGTAAAAATCCTCCAAGATACTACATCAATAAGTGCAATTGGAATTTGGGAGGCTTTACCTCTTATTATTCCAACAATAAAAATCCAAAAAAGATTTTATAAATTACTAAAAAAATATCCCCCTGATTGTTTAATTTTAATTGACTATATGGGTCCCAATATAAATATTGGAACTAAATTAAAAAGATCGAAGACTAAAATTCCAATTTTCTACTATATCGCTCCTCAAGAGTGGGCTTGGAGGGTAGGAAATAACACTTCGACTAATTTAATAAATTTTTCAGATAAAATTTTTGCGATCTTCAAGAAAGAAGCCGCTTTTTATAAAAAGAAGGGTGGAAATGTTTTGTGGGTTGGACATCCAATGATTGATTTGACAAAAAAACTTCCTCTAAAGAAAGATGCCAGGAATATTCTGAAACTTAATCCAAATCAAAATATCCTGCTTTTAATGCCAGCTTCAAGACCTCAAGAATTAAAATATATATTACCTACTTTTATGAAGGCGGCTAGAAAATTACAACAAAAATATCCAAATTTGGTTGTTTATATTCTCTCCTGTAGAGGGGTTTTTGATGAAAGATTTAAAAAGGCCTTTAGAAAATATCAAGTTGTAGGACATGTGATTTCTCAAAAAGATAATGCAAGATTAAAGCCTTATATTTATTCGCTCACAAAAATTGCTTTTTGCAAATCTGGGACAGTTAATATGGAACTATCATTGTATGGAATTCCGCAAATTGTTGGTTACAGAGTAAGTAAAATAACAGCTTTTATTGCAAAATATATTCTTAATTTCAAACTCAGATTTATTTCCCCTGTAAATTTATTAGTAAATAAATTAATAATACCTGAATTTGTACAAGAAGATTTTGACTACAAGAAAATTTTCTATAAATCCTGTAAGATTCTTGAACGGAAGTCAGAAAAAATAAAAATTAAAAAAGGATATGATTTTTTAAAAAAAGAATTAGGAGAAGAGGGTGTAGTCGAAAGAGCTGCTAAAGAGGTTATTAATTCTATTATTTGA
- the lpxA gene encoding acyl-ACP--UDP-N-acetylglucosamine O-acyltransferase — translation MENKNTELKASISGVKVHPNAFVDPSAELDDGVIISQGAIIGPNVTIGKGTEIGPNAVISGRTQIGINNKVFPNVFIGLDPQDLKYKGASTEVIIGDNNTFRECVTINKATYEGEKTIIGNNNLLMAYSHIGHNCELADGIVLSNSVQVAGHVKIEDKAIIGGCLGIHQFVHIGYLAMIGGMTRVDRDVPPFCLAEGHPGRLRGLNRIGIKRSGLMENKDFDLKLLQSTWNLLFKSDDAISNSLEKLLKGELDLSSSKLCNFLKESISKERRGPMPVVNL, via the coding sequence ATGGAGAATAAAAATACTGAATTAAAGGCAAGCATTAGTGGTGTAAAAGTGCACCCAAACGCTTTTGTTGATCCAAGTGCCGAACTGGATGATGGTGTCATTATTTCTCAAGGAGCAATTATCGGCCCTAATGTGACTATCGGGAAAGGAACAGAAATAGGACCAAATGCTGTTATTTCTGGAAGAACTCAAATTGGTATTAACAATAAAGTTTTCCCAAATGTTTTTATAGGTCTGGATCCCCAAGATCTAAAATATAAAGGTGCATCTACTGAAGTAATTATTGGAGATAATAATACTTTTAGAGAATGCGTAACTATTAATAAGGCAACTTATGAAGGAGAAAAAACTATTATTGGGAATAATAATTTGTTGATGGCTTATAGCCATATAGGTCATAATTGTGAACTTGCTGATGGGATAGTTTTATCAAATAGTGTTCAAGTTGCAGGACATGTAAAGATAGAAGATAAAGCTATTATTGGTGGCTGTTTAGGTATTCATCAATTCGTACATATTGGTTACTTAGCAATGATTGGAGGAATGACTAGAGTTGATAGAGATGTACCTCCTTTTTGTTTGGCCGAGGGACATCCTGGAAGATTGAGAGGTTTAAATAGGATTGGGATCAAAAGGAGTGGTTTAATGGAAAATAAAGATTTTGATTTAAAATTACTACAAAGTACTTGGAATCTTCTCTTTAAATCTGATGATGCGATTTCAAATTCATTAGAAAAATTACTTAAAGGAGAATTAGATCTTTCATCTTCAAAATTATGTAATTTTTTAAAGGAATCAATATCTAAAGAAAGACGAGGACCAATGCCTGTAGTGAATTTATGA